A genomic region of Ensifer adhaerens contains the following coding sequences:
- a CDS encoding LacI family transcriptional regulator, with protein MDSKTKNRPQTPPPDGGRPTLKTIAFMTGLGITTVPRALKDAPDIGAETKERVRLVAKQIGYQPNRAGVRLRTGKTNVISLVLTLEEEIMGITSPMVVGITEILAGTPYHLVVTPYSAVKDAMAPIRYILDTGAADGVIISRTEPHDPRVALLTERGLPFVTHGRTEMGIVHPYHDFDNERFAYEAVRKLVARGRRKLVLLEPPPHLTFYSHMRAGFERGLRDFQADAVGFHQTNIDHSLIEIRDAFEPLMRSQDAPDGIVSGSGSGAIALIAGLEMAKKKLTEDCDMVSKSPSDFLRWLRPEVMTMYEDIRVAGRELAKAVIGHIDGQPPETLQSLSQPEFQPPITRGLRA; from the coding sequence CCGGGCTCGGCATCACCACCGTGCCACGGGCGCTGAAGGATGCGCCCGATATCGGCGCTGAAACCAAGGAACGCGTGCGTCTCGTCGCCAAGCAGATCGGCTACCAGCCGAACCGCGCCGGCGTGCGCCTCAGAACCGGCAAGACCAATGTGATCAGTCTCGTTTTGACGCTGGAGGAAGAGATCATGGGCATCACCAGCCCGATGGTCGTCGGCATCACAGAGATTCTCGCCGGCACGCCCTATCATCTGGTGGTCACCCCCTATAGCGCCGTCAAGGACGCGATGGCGCCGATCCGCTACATCCTCGACACGGGTGCGGCCGACGGCGTGATCATCTCGCGCACCGAGCCGCATGATCCGCGCGTGGCGTTACTCACCGAGCGCGGCCTGCCCTTCGTCACCCATGGCCGCACCGAGATGGGGATCGTCCACCCCTACCACGACTTCGACAACGAGCGCTTCGCCTATGAGGCGGTGCGCAAGCTGGTGGCGCGCGGCAGGCGGAAGCTGGTGCTGCTCGAACCGCCGCCGCACCTCACCTTCTATTCGCACATGCGCGCCGGCTTCGAGCGTGGGCTTCGCGACTTCCAGGCCGATGCGGTCGGCTTCCACCAGACCAACATCGACCATTCGCTGATCGAGATCCGCGACGCCTTCGAGCCGCTGATGCGCTCGCAGGACGCGCCCGACGGCATCGTCTCCGGCAGCGGCTCCGGCGCGATCGCGCTGATCGCCGGCCTGGAGATGGCCAAGAAGAAGCTCACGGAAGACTGCGACATGGTCTCCAAGTCCCCGAGCGACTTCCTGCGCTGGCTGCGGCCGGAGGTGATGACCATGTACGAGGACATTCGCGTCGCCGGCCGGGAGCTGGCAAAGGCGGTGATCGGCCATATCGACGGCCAGCCGCCGGAAACGCTGCAGAGCCTCAGCCAGCCGGAGTTCCAGCCACCAATCACGCGCGGTTTGCGGGCCTGA